Proteins encoded within one genomic window of Triticum aestivum cultivar Chinese Spring chromosome 2D, IWGSC CS RefSeq v2.1, whole genome shotgun sequence:
- the LOC123053988 gene encoding probable methyltransferase At1g27930, giving the protein MKPPGRIATAAAAALLVATSLLVATLLTSPLPLLPLLPCLPGVLAPSGVGYEPSGLAALADAAVYYATTRTVPQQSRAEISLSLDVLRRRAPVRLLVFGLGHDSRLWHALNPGGVTVFLEEDPEWYRIVRARSPFLRAHLVTYRTRMDHADLLFDSYKNFSSCVPGAGAEAADAPVQVRDNAACPLALHNLPPEVYENEWDMLMLDAPKGYFASAPGRMAAIWTAAAMARARRGEGDTDVFLHDVDRKVEKRYAEEFLCDMFRVGKTGRLWHFSIPPVSRRGNTTASGGGKRPFC; this is encoded by the coding sequence ATGAAGCCCCCCGGCCGCATCGCCACTGCCGCTGCAGCGGCATTGCTCGTCGCCACGTCGCTGCTGGTCGCCACCCTCCTCACCTCGCCGCTGCCGTTGCTGCCGTTGCTCCCGTGCCTGCCCGGCGTCCTAGCCCCCTCGGGCGTCGGGTACGAGCCTTCAGGCCTCGCcgcgctcgccgacgccgccgtGTACTACGCCACCACGCGCACCGTCCCGCAGCAGTCACGCGCCGAGATCTCCCTGTCTCTCGACGTGCTGCGCCGCCGCGCGCCGGTCCGGTTGCTGGTGTTCGGCCTCGGCCACGACTCGCGGCTCTGGCACGCGCTCAACCCCGGCGGCGTCACCGTCTTCCTGGAGGAGGACCCGGAGTGGTACCGCATCGTGCGCGCTAGGTCGCCGTTCCTGCGCGCCCATCTGGTCACGTACCGCACGCGGATGGACCACGCCGACCTCCTCTTCGACTCCTACAAGAACTTCTCCTCCTGCGTCCCCGGCGCCGGAGCCGAGGCCGCCGACGCCCCCGTGCAGGTCCGCGACAACGCCGCGTGCCCGCTGGCGCTGCACAACCTGCCGCCGGAGGTGTACGAGAACGAGTGGGACATGCTCATGCTGGACGCGCCCAAGGGGTACTTCGCGTCGGCGCCTGGCAGGATGGCGGCGATTTGGACGGCGGCGGCAATGGCGCGGGCGAGGCGCGGCGAGGGGGACACCGACGTGTTCCTGCACGACGTAGACCGCAAGGTGGAGAAGAGGTACGCCGAGGAGTTCCTCTGCGACATGTTCCGGGTGGGAAAGACCGGCCGGCTCTGGCATTTCAGCATCCCACCGGTGTCACGGCGGGGGAACACGACGGCGTCCGGCGGTGGCAAGAGGCCTTTTTGCTGA